taaaagagggttagacaaattcacaaaGGAGGTGGTTATCACTGGCTCCCAACTAcagtggctgtgctctgcctagacggtcagaggcagcaatgcttttgaatgctAGATGCCTATGTAAGAAAGGGCGCATGCctgtggtggacgtgccccaaggtaaaagacttctgggaaaggatttataatgaactgaaaaaggtgttgaaaaacacatttattaagaaaccagaaacctttttacttggtatagtggggggtgaaatcccaaaaaaggatgttacttttttcctGTGTGCCACAACAGCTGTAAGAATATtattagcgaagaattggaagaaacaagatttaccaactatcgaagaatggcagatgaagatgatggactatatggaacttgccgaactgactgagagactccaagaccagagagacgagacggtggaagaagtttaaagaatatttgaaaaaatatgttaatatttaaatcttagaatagctttggaagtggatataggctgtagggttagaagtagaagatagtgtattttaaaatattttaaaaaagcttaaaaattatgatatatgtaaactgctaaagatgaggtaaaatgaaaatcagatggggggacttggggaagatCACCTGACATTGTTTAGAAAAATTAacgataagacaagaatttgtttgtattgtttgtttttctgtttatttgtgctataaaatgaatattttttttttggaagaaaagaaagggCGCGTGCCTGTTGTGTTCTCCTCACGCAGCCATGTAGCATCGCGAAGAGGCGTGGAGCTGGCAGGGCAGTGTGAGTGCAGACTTCAGATGCATGACTGTTGCCCACTCCCCCTGGGATACGGGCGGGCAGGGACGCAGCTGTACAGGGCTGGCAGAGCGTTGAGGAGCAAAATGCATTCCCTCAAAATATGCCCGGGGCCACTGCCCCTCAGGCGCTCCCCCTGAGACGCTGCTGACTAGATGAACCATTGTCTTGATCCAGTAGATTCTTATGTACACTTTTGTGCACCAGCTGCTGcagaactggtgtgtgtgtgttggtgtgtgtgtggaggttgCCATAACACTCTGCAAGTGTATTCCTCTGTACCCTCATCAGCTGCAGTGGGAAGAGGGGCCCTATTCAGCTGTCCATCAAGCTGCCACCAAGAACCATGCTTTATTTGATTATTTCCCCCTTTGGCACACATTTGCGGTACACTGCTGCCGTCGTTTTGCCCAAATGCTAAATCCATTTGCcaatggaaaggcaggatatgaagTAGAAAATAAGGTAGAGttgttgaaaaataaaattttgaggGCCTAAGATGGTACGCTGAGCTAGGAGATTGGAGAGCCACACCTGCTTGGCACGGAGCAGTTTCCAaattctctctcccctggtctgcATCGCAAGAGCGTGAGAGGGCATTGCTGTAACAAATCTGTTTCTGGGTGGATGTTTCATGGGCCAGGTTTGATCTGGGGAAAGAGTGGAACTGTTTTCCCATGAGGAGGATTGAGGATGTTTTGAGCAAGAAGGCTAGGCAATTGAGCAAGCGAAACTCATGGATGGAAATGGGAGAAGCTGTGTGGGTAGAGATCAGCAAGTGACTTCGTTCCGTactatgaagctgaatgttggaagattcaggacaaagtaAAAGGAAGTATTAGTTATGAAGTGCatagtgaaactatggaactcactgccacaggagacaatgatggccactaacttggatggcttcaaaagaggattggacaaattcattgagAAGGCTTAATAGCCACATTGGCTGTGCTCaatgcctctaaataccagttgctggaaatcatagCAGAGGAGAATGTTCTTGTGCCCAAATTCTACAGGCCGGTTTctcccaggcatctggttgatcactgtgagaacaggatgctgaagtagATGGGCCATTCACCTGAttagcaggctcctcttatgtcctTGTGTTATGGCTCCTTAATAGCCATAACAgtgtgtgggtgtgagagagagagggagagggagagggagaaggcaaAGGCAGAACATTTTGTTCCATCAAGGGAGGTTTCATCCCATCATCTGACTGTGGCACAGCTATTGCTGAACAGGTGCTGGGGGAGAGAGGCATTACTCAGATTGTTAATGCTAGTATTTTTGGTTAATGGTTAATGCTAGTATTTTGTTGTGGGGTGTGGGAGGACTTCAGCAGTACTTAATGAGAGGTTCTTTCACTTGGAAACCCTTTCCCTAATCCTGAATGTGTGAGGGAACTGGCTGTGGTCCTGTGGCAAAATTTGCATGACGCTTCTCAAgatgaaggagcaggtttttgtttatatttgaataaagttgGACGCCATTTTGAATTGAGTTGGCCAGCTGAATTTTTCAGAACcacactgattttaaccactgatttcaaaattgtactgatttttttaaaaaatgtggttccTTAGAATTCTACTTTCCACTAGTGCTCAGTAAATTGTGTAGTGGAGCCTTCAGGATGACCGAAGTTGGAACCCATAGCCTCTCAAGAGCACCTGGTTGAGTAACCCTGAGCTAAGATGAGGGAAGCTCCACAGCAGCTGACTAACTTCTGAGCGTGCTGTTGAAGACGCCTGATAGGAATGCAAGATAAAGAAAGCAGCACCTCCTCTGTGCATCCCAGCCTTTGGGAATTTCCCTTGTTGTTTACCTGCCCAGTAACATCACCTGAGAGAGGCGGACCCGTGAGAAGCTGCAGTTCTGGATGGTGAATTCACTTGGGCTACAATCCTGTGCAGACATAAGACTTGTTGGGTATTTCCAAGTAAGATGTGCTTTTTTATCTGCGGCACAATCAAAGAAAAATCTATCCTGTTTTGGGAAATGACCACAAGGATTTTGTGGAGGAGTCTGGGGTTGTTTAACTCTCTGTCCCTTTTACCATACAGAGTGACACCACATCCAGTAAGCCCTCCCTTGCCCAGAGtccagtctgagggccacactTCACTTCCTTTGAGGGGGGGCACATGCCAGTGTTGGGCGAGGCCAGAGCAAAGCAGGTGGTTTAGTGAAGTTTACCTTTGTTCAGTAAACTTATTTCTATGCACACCGCTCTCTGTCTTCCACCCCGAAAAGCAAGAGGCGTTATCagatttcaaattcatatttaaGGACTGCTTCTCTCCATATGAGcccacctggaccctgagatcatccgctgaggcccttcttcatgtgcctcctccacaagagggcggcagcacaagaacaggccttttctgtggtggctccccatttgtggaatgctctccccagggaggttcgcctggccccttcatgatACATCTTAAGGCGCCAggcctcttcaaccaggcctttggctgactgatattgtttttatttttattatgtattctgtgtttttatattgtcatttttttcttgtggataatcaatcaatcaatcaatcaatcaatcaatcaatccaggcTGGCAAAAACACACAATGAGAGTATGAAACAGGTTATCTTATTtcaaaaaagaggattagagaaattaatAAAAAGAAGATGTCTGTCGGTCTCTATTAGTAATGATAGACAAGTAGAGCCTTCCAATTCCAGTTGCCAGAAGAGGGCTCTTGCCTTTGTgacctgcttgtaggcttccagGAGGTGTCCTCCATCCATGTGGGACTCGGGGGGCTGGGGAGGCTGGGTGAGCATTGTCCAGACTAGGGAAGGGAGCAGGCAAGACTCCCATACCAGAGGAGTAGCTTGTCACTCGAGCCTCTGTGGTTACTTGAAGGATTGCCATTTTTCACATTTCCAGAGAGTTTCCCCATCCTAATCCAACTTTTGCcatgctggactacaattcccatcagccccagccagtgcatGCTGCAAGGGTGGCGGTGCAGTCCACAAATATCAGGAGGGCGCTGTTATAAGAATTCCAAGGTCTCAAATATAcaacaaatgcacacatatcttaatatatgaaccatgtgtctgagcaggagagcaatcctgaagccttTTCGACTCTCCCAATGACCTCTAATactcctctgcagtaagggaggcaaatggggaaagccttcccattgtctttttgcttacaaatcctgttttaagggcatatttgtgtatgaataccaacctagcagttcgaaagcatgtcaaagtgcaagtagataaataggtaccgctccggcgggaaggtaaacggcgttaccgTGCGtttttctggttcaccagaagcggcttagtcatgctggccacatgacccggaagctgtacgctggctccctcggccaataaagcgagatgagcgctgcaaccccagagtcggccacgactggacctaatggtcaggggtccctttaactttttagggtgagcctgtgacctgaattcaggaactaaagtattaaccatcataaaggaatggccaggctgcccaggtaatgcaatcagtgaccattatcctggcagacagaatttctgctgtagactgcctgctatgatgtatgtatgttgaTTTTGGGGTGGCCTTTGGCGaagggggttgggcaatgtcaaaagtctttaaaggttcctgctCACATTTGGtcagggtctctccctccttggaaggcAAGGAGGGAActcttgcaacagaaaaataaatatctgccttgctttccactggatcctgcctccatccattcttctttgaCTGATCTTGAacttaggggactcagagtcCCATGGGGAGATGGGCAGCAAAAGCTAAACCCCAATTTTTACATCagtgccaggttggcaaagactccACAATCAATCCTAAGTGTGCTTACTTGAAAATTAACTCCATCAATACCAATGGAATCAATCCCAAAAAGTATGTCTGGGAGTATTAAAATATATCATGCTTTTCCTTTCAGAAATCTAACATGTGAGACCATTTCCACACCACCAAGAGGCACTTGGCCTCATTTTTGCTGCTGACCTCCCCTGTACCACAGCATTATTTTTTTCTGGTGAACTATACAGAGTTTTGACCAGTTGGATCCTCTTGCTGTTTCTAAAGTACACAGGGTAACAACTCCCGTTTGCCAATGTGCCGCTGAATGAAAAGGGTATAATTGTGTTCACTTCTTTTAGCACCCCAAGTGATCTGCAATATCCTAGTCCTCATTAAAATGGATCAGGCGTCCCGCGGCACCAATAAATCCCGTTGTTATTCTGCAGCCTCAAACGAATGTCAACATAAAGCAGGGGAGGTCGGTTTCCTGGCTGAAACTGGCTTGGAAAGGTTGTTACAGCAAAAGAGGCAGCATTTGCCCGGGGggcaggggaaaaaaacccatTCCAAAAAGTCATGGCTGTGACTTTTAACGCTGGCATAAGTAAAAAGGGAGGATTTAACCTTGTTCTTTCAGAGACTTTTGCTCACGACCTTGAGAAGTATATAAACCAGTTGAAAGTGAGCCACTAATGTGCTCCTTTTCTAACCCTTTGCTCAGTTGTCCATTCCTCACTCActaccctctccccacccccgcaaCACCCCCAAAAGAAGGCCACAGTTATATATAGGACATTAGGAAGCAGTTTTATTGAACCAGGGTCTTTCAAATacaatacatttccaaaatacatttCCCTGAGGAAACACAGTCTGTAACAAAAGCCACTGGCAGCAAACCCAGCCTATCTTTCTGTGGAAGCCCACAATTAACCACCAATAGTCTTGGTTCATCCTTCACCCCATTTTCCTCTCTGCGTACAACCTATGGAGACAGTAGGGTGAGCACTTCTTAAGGAGCAGAGGAGTTATCCGAGTATTTCAgagcaaataaatattttacagTCCATGGGGGTTGCCCTGCCAGCAGGGGGCTCATAATATACAGTAAATGAAGGGGCCTCCCTTAATCTGCATAATGTCTACTGATGGTtgtttcagaagctgaagaaAGGGTGCAATTTCAAATTTGGCATATGGGCATTCGGATCTGTGTTTAAATGGAAACGCCGGGTTTTCTTTCCTCTATCgcagaaaataaaatatgggaaaggggtgtgtgcatgtgtgtggtgtCAGAATTTTGGAACAGCCTTCTTGAACTACATGGAGGTACAAAATGCTGCTTCCGTTGTTCGTGGTGTATAGTGGATATTCTCAATGGATCAGCCTTTCCTTCCATCCTGCCTGTGTCATCCAGTCAAATATCCTCCAAGGATAGATACCAGTTTCCTAGCACTTCTCTTTCAGAGAACTGGAAGAATTTTTTGGGGGAGTGGGGAGGTGGGATGCACAGAAGAAACTGTTGAGACGCTTCCTTTCCTAAGGTTGCATCATTTTCCCGAGCCTGATAAAATAATATTAACTTAAAATATCTGGTCTATTCCTACTCTTGCCATGGAAGATCTTAGCAGCACTGGATCCATATGCAACAGGCAGAGTTAAGTCTGTTGATTATTTagcttattattatatttttgtccCCTAGGCagggaaaaagaaataaagaagagacaatgTTTGGATCTTGCTCCCAGCCCCCTAAAGGCATGAGCCCTCTCTCTTTAGACGTCTCTCAGTACAGCTACCTGCTGCCGTATCTTCTAAGTCAGCAGCTGGGCTATATTAGGGATTGATGAAATAAATGTGCAAATAAAGATGCATAATGGTGTGGAAGGGAAAGAGAGTTGCAGGTgaaggcagagagggagggatttCCTTCTCGAGAAGACCAGCCACCCGCCCTTCACGTTCTGTTTGGAAGGGAAGGTGGCCACGCACGAGAGGAAAGCAGGGAATgcgttgttgtggggattcaggATTCAGCTTAGGAGAGGAGCTTGAAGCCGAGCGAGatggagaggagctgcaggaaTGCCAGGAGGAAGGAGCTGCCTTGAGCTGCAGAGGCCGAGCCTTTGGGACCTTGTGTCCACTGGTGGGAGGAAGCGAAGTTATGGTGGTGGACGGTGGAGGCGTTGAAGAGGTGGGCATCAGTCGGGTTGATGTGATGCGTCGGATTGTAGGAACCAGGGGTGCTAGTGTCAGGGCGAGGGGTGGCGGAGGGGGACACCGATCTGATGCTGGTGGTTGTTGTGTCTGAAAGAAACAAATCAGATTAGCCAAGCTGTTGCGGCTTAGCAGAAAAGGATCTGTAGgtggactggggtggggggaaggcctGAGTTCAAAGCCCTCACATAAATCAAGGCCTGAGGCGGCAGGAAGGGAAGTGGCTCAGTGCTCTGTAGGCAGAAGGTTTCCAAGGTCACTTTCCAGCCTCTCCAGGCAGGTCTGGGAAAATACTGCCTggctgaaagcctggagagcccttGCCAGTGAgagcagtgtacagtggtacctcaggttacagatgcttcaggttatagacacttcaggttacccaGAATAtagttaacccagaaatagtacctcaatttaagaactttgcttcaggctgagaacagaaattgtgtggcagcagcgggaggtcccattagctaaattggtacctcaggttaagaacagtttcaggttaagaacggacctccagaacgaattaagttcttaacccaaggtaccactgtatatcagctTTCCCTAACCTGGTGTCCTTCTGATACTTTtgactccaggtgttttggacaacaactcctatcagccccagaatGTGAGAATGCAcaacaagcctgctggatcaggccagtggcccagccagtccagcaccctgttctcccaggggccAGCCAGACACTTGTGGGGGGAGCCTGAAAGGTATGCAGGAGGAAatcagcactctgcccacctgcaatttccAAAAGAGTGATATTCAGCAGTGTAATAGCCAGCTCAGCAGCCTAAAATTTTGGGGGAAGCCTGGTGCAGATAATACTGGTGGTCTGAcagtataagacaacttcctaggTTGTTTCCCACTGGCTAAACAGGAATTGCATCAACTTCCCCTCCTGCAAATGTTTGAAGGAATTGCCCTGAGACTGAGATTGAAGTTGGGCTATGTTAGCCAATAGTAGccacctctccccccaccccattgtttagatggaagagagagggtggggTTGAGAGAGAGGTTGCTTTGGATgttacataagaagagctctgctggatcaggccattggcccatcagtatcctgctctcacagcagccaacaaaATGTGTTCTCTTTTGGGAAGCCTTCAAACAGGATCTGAACGCAACCGCACTCTACCCATTTACAATTCCCGACAGACTGACCCTGGAGGGAGACCCTTGTTTTCTCACAAAATTACCTCTTGCCAGGGTCTGAGTTTGCAGCAGGGTTGTTCCGTTGGCAAAGATGACAAAAGACCTGTtgggaaacaaacagaaaatgagaATCATGAATGGTGGAAGAGAGAAGCTGTGAAATGATAGCCAAACAGCACTTCTgctaaaaatgggggaggggatgcAGTGATGCCCGAACCCCATTTTAGCTGGCATTTGGAGAAGGGGAACAAAAATAAGAGCTTCCTTTTCATGTGTGCCTGTGCAACTATGCTGATAACTTTTAAGAGCAAGAATAGGAGATATGGATAGTTATTGCTAGTGTAATTTATCTGCATATGATCTTTCTTCAGCCAATTGGCATTTCTTGGTGAtcattgcaaaaaaagggggaaatgaatcTTAAGCTTTGCTATAGAACACTCAATATAAATTAAAGCAAGCATATCCATCAGACAGGCATGAGGTGGCAGGCTGATATATGCCCCTTTGGATAAAGCAGTGCCTCGTTACACAAAGCCACATTTTGTGCCGTAAATTTATGTCTTACGTTTTGCACTTAGGAGTCACACAGCTCTCCCTGCCAACAAGGAAACATCAGGCTTTGTGTCTAGAAGTGTTGCAACCTCTCCACAAACCCTTTGCCTAAAGCAGAAGGACTCCCAGGTGCAGTCCCCAGCAGCTCCAGGTAGGCCTGGTACAGATCTCCTGTCTTAAACTCTTTACGGCCGCTGCCAGTCTGGGTAAGCAACACTAaactagatagaccagtggtttGATTTGCTGTGAGACAGTTCCTATGAAAGCAGAGGATAATATAAGCCCTCCCCTCAAAGGAAAAACCAGACAATTCAAAAAATTACGGCTAATTCAGCCTTCTTGATTTAAGTAATAAATTTTGATGTCTTCTCATAGGAGAAATAAGCAAGTTCTGCCACTGTTATCgcttacacccacccacccacccaactatCTATCAAATAATTGCTCTGATTAGTTCCCCCAGTCTCACCCTTCCGTTAAAATTCAGTTCTAACTTAGATTGGCATATTTAGTGCCTTTTGGCCTTGCAGAAGAAGCCACCCCACTATCTGTGAGAAGCTCACATGTCAGGCATGAAGGCCATGGCCATTATCCGACATTTCCTGTCCACAGGGACCTTCCCTTTACACATGGAGCTTTTGTTTAGGGGCTGAAAGTGCTAAATAGACCACAAATTTGTCCAagctttttggggagggaggaaaattccTGCATCTATGTCACTGTCTCTCAACGCCGACGCCATTTTAGGAACCCTAAGCTCCTCTGTGGTAATTCAAGAGACAACTGTATTGAGAAACAATACATTCGTTGGTAGTGTGAGGCTGTAGACCCCTTGGGGCAGGGACTCTTCGGTGCAGAAAaggcccagtggtcaggattCTTACTTTATGAGCACAGATTCCATGTTGGCATTGGGGGCCGTCCAGCGAGTTCGGGTGCTGCCGCCGCTGGAGACGTTTTTCTCCACTAGATTCTCGACGCCACTGCAGCTGATTGGTTTGTTTTCACTTTCCCACAGACCGCTGGAGCCGTCTTCAGACGGCACGGCTTGCAGGATGACGGAAGTGCTGTTGTCAATCCCAGTAATGGTGACTGCAGAGAGAGTGGGAGAAATCACATTTTTTACTGGGAAACAcagggagggggggcagagggaggaaaGACCTTGATGTGATGATGGGAGAAAAAATCCAGAAAGCCCACAGCAGGGCCAAAGGAAACCAAGAAACTACAGAAAGGCAAAATCTCTGCATCATTGTGGGATGTGCCGTTGTGGCATCATTTGTACAAAAAAGCGAAGACTAACAGCAGCTGCTGTGTGTAGCAATGGTGATCTGGGGAAATCCAAATCCTTTGTCTCATGTGGCCTTAGGCAAAGCCCCTCTTAAGCATCAGTTTCCCTATCTGCAGTATgggtgcaataaaactgacttaTCTTAACAGGGTTGCATTGGAAGGATTACAGCGAGATAACGCACACAAACAGCTTTAAGTTCTTCTTATCATTGctgttgatttattattatttccatagcTTTGTGTGTTGTGATTTAGATGGTTAGAATTCATGGAGCCTAGAAGCCATCTGAATCTTTTGACTAAATTTATTCaaaatgtggtgttttgtttttgttttaaatcttgcCTCTCCTAAGCTTGAGGCAGCTTGTGACATTGAGGGGAATGAGTGTAAATACAATATACCATTTCATTAGAAAAGAAGCAGGAACAGGATATCTGAGCATATGATATACTTttctaaaggggaaaaaaaaaggCACTAGGTTTCTGCTTGCCTACGCGCCATATTCTTCATTCGAGACCCCCAACTCTAAACTCCTGGTGTATGGAGACTGGCATAAGAGAGCCAGTTCAGCGTAGACAGAGACCAAGGATCAAATCaccactcagacatgaagctccTTGGATAACCTTGGACCAGTCGTTTTCTCTCAGCCtagactacctcacagggttgttgtggggataaaagggAGGTGACAATCGGATATTTGAAAACTGCTGCCCTTGTCAGAGATCTGGGCTTGGCTGCTAGATGTTCTTGCACTGAAATGTGTGACCCTCATTGCAGCCACGGACAGCTAACCTTTTCATGCCTTCCTTCATCTTGCTGGACCAGGGAAACTGGCTAGCCTAGATGTCTCAAGAAGAGGCTGTCCCACAGCCGCTTGCAATGCAGCTTATTAAATTTGGGCTTCATTAGTGAACAGCAAGCTTTCATTTGGGGAAGATAAAAACTGGGGCGTCGTCATCCCACACAGGGActaaaaataatatttggaaaTGGCAAGGGTGACACACTGTGTTCCACcctgggtggagctgtgggtcaAATCCCTGTTAGGGCAGCTCAGTCTATGAGGTTAAATGGCACAGTAGTCATTGTGCAAGAGATGCATGATCAAAATTGGGGAAACTCTTTCGGCACTAAGAAAATTAATACTGAATATGTTAGGCCTGGTTCTCAAGTGGTGTGAATCAATATTTTGTTCCCTTCCAATATAATCTGTGCTGCTTTCATATCATTTTGTCCTTCTGGGTATTCATTTGGtattcatttaaaaatgattCATTTATTATAAAATTTAAAGTCCACCATTTCTACCAAAGGAAGATTGGGTCCTTTTTTAGTTGAAACCCGTAGGACCTTTGCATTACAGTTTAGTGACAGACTGATAAGAGCATTACAATATTACtactatactactactactattactgcaGTTTTTTTCTGTGCAAAGACCTTAATAAACCACCTCTTCCTGCTTTGCAACAAACCTGTGAAATAGGCCATTATggccccattttacagatgggagaCTGTGGCCAAGAGATAGTGGCATAGATCCAAGCCCATCCATCAGCTCCATGGCTGGCAGATTCACACCCTTTTGCCCAGCACTGACTTACAGGCTACTTCAGAGTTGCTCTTTCTGTATCTGACATCAACCACAATGCCTCTAGAAAGAATAGATCGCCTAACACACTGTTAACCAATGGGttgcattccagatgttgctgggcttcaGATCCCAACAGACCCAGCCAGCACAGAGATGAAGGCATATGTAGTCCAAaacctggaggacaccacattggctccccCTTCCTTGTTCTTTTGGTTTTGGTCATCCCATTAGACTGTGCATCAAACCCCACAAATACCGTATCTTCCATCCCATGTCTTTTCTGAGCTTCTCTAGGTCACTGCAGCAAGGCTAGCTTAAAATCTCAACAAGCCCTGCATTCACGGGCTGGTGGTGAGACTGGGTCCACAAGGCAAGGGTGCCCCAAAATGGCAGAACACCCTTTGGATCCCAAAGATGGCCAAAGGCAGGTTAGCTCTGAACACACAAACAGGAATGCCAAGACGCAACAGCAGCCCTGGAGACAAAGTGCAACTTACCTGTGTAGATGGCACTTGGTTTGAAATAAGCAGGTTCCACGTTCAGCTT
This genomic window from Podarcis raffonei isolate rPodRaf1 chromosome 15, rPodRaf1.pri, whole genome shotgun sequence contains:
- the LOC128402816 gene encoding uncharacterized protein LOC128402816 codes for the protein MPSFKSTMLQLVFLGALFVSPAYLQQAPCDIVKKTVTRGAYKLNVEPAYFKPSAIYTVTITGIDNSTSVILQAVPSEDGSSGLWESENKPISCSGVENLVEKNVSSGGSTRTRWTAPNANMESVLIKSFVIFANGTTLLQTQTLARDTTTTSIRSVSPSATPRPDTSTPGSYNPTHHINPTDAHLFNASTVHHHNFASSHQWTQGPKGSASAAQGSSFLLAFLQLLSISLGFKLLS